A single Methanomicrobiales archaeon DNA region contains:
- a CDS encoding PAS domain S-box protein → MISVLCVDEESGLLEVARIYLEREGDMQVDTAPSGIHALEMLKTRRYDAIVSDYHMAGVDGIDLLKTLRARGDKTPFILFTGRGREEVVIEALNHGASFYLQKGGNPKLQFAELRHMILQAVQRRRMEVSLQVTQFAVDHASDELFWMDRDGRFLAVNHAACRALGYDRGDLLGMTIADIDPSYSADAWSALIRELAEKGSLVFEGRHRRKNGTVYPVEITANYLNLEGNDYLFAFVRDITERKRVEEVARASRQQLADIIDFLPDATFVIDRDRRVIAWNKAIERMTGVSKAEILGQGDYAYAVPFYGSKRPILIDMIGRGDAEVASQYQSLRRDGETLFAETFVPSICGGRGAYV, encoded by the coding sequence ATGATCTCGGTTCTCTGCGTCGACGAGGAGAGCGGCCTGCTCGAAGTCGCCCGCATCTACCTGGAGCGGGAGGGGGACATGCAGGTGGATACCGCGCCATCCGGCATCCATGCCCTCGAGATGCTGAAGACCCGCCGCTACGATGCGATCGTCTCGGACTACCACATGGCCGGCGTCGACGGGATCGATCTCCTCAAGACCCTCCGCGCCCGGGGGGACAAGACCCCGTTCATCCTCTTCACGGGGAGAGGGAGGGAGGAGGTGGTGATCGAGGCGCTGAACCACGGGGCGTCCTTCTATCTCCAGAAGGGCGGCAACCCGAAGTTGCAGTTCGCGGAGCTCCGCCACATGATCCTCCAGGCGGTGCAGAGGCGGCGGATGGAGGTCTCCCTGCAGGTCACCCAGTTCGCCGTCGACCACGCCTCCGACGAGCTCTTCTGGATGGATCGGGATGGGCGGTTCCTGGCGGTGAACCACGCTGCCTGCCGGGCGCTGGGATACGACCGCGGGGACCTCCTGGGGATGACGATTGCGGACATCGATCCGTCGTATTCCGCCGATGCCTGGTCGGCCCTCATCCGGGAGCTGGCGGAGAAGGGATCCCTCGTCTTCGAGGGGAGGCACCGCCGAAAGAACGGAACCGTCTACCCCGTGGAGATCACGGCCAACTACCTCAACCTCGAGGGGAACGATTACCTGTTCGCGTTCGTCCGGGATATCACGGAGCGGAAGCGGGTCGAGGAGGTTGCACGGGCGTCGCGGCAGCAGCTGGCCGATATCATCGATTTCCTGCCCGATGCCACCTTCGTGATCGACCGGGACCGCCGGGTGATCGCCTGGAACAAGGCGATCGAACGGATGACCGGTGTCTCCAAGGCGGAGATCCTGGGGCAGGGGGATTACGCCTACGCGGTGCCGTTCTACGGGTCCAAACGCCCGATCCTGATCGACATGATCGGGCGGGGGGATGCGGAGGTCGCATCGCAGTACCAGTCCCTCCGGAGAGACGGGGAGACCCTCTTCGCCGAGACCTTCGTGCCCTCGATCTGCGGAGGGCGGGGAGCCTATGTCTAG
- a CDS encoding PAS domain S-box protein, producing MEAVRDVTEQKKAEEALRESEELFRTLVDSMVDATLIIDWSGTVLFANRAAIRLVGLTSSEESVGRSVMEFLAPESRGAVARDLALVSQGRGGFLAEYRILTADGRIRWVESLGTRIRFRGSTADLVSLRDITERKVAEEALRTSEEKFRAVFHNANDAIVLNELTPDGMPGRFIEVNDLACTRLGYSREEFLEMTPADIGLREFIDRHPELLQDLRSGKAITFEITLVSRGGVQIPTEISSHVFSLANRPVILSIARDITEQKLNEHVEKKAFEQIEKNISQLAILGDHIRNPLAVIVALADMDETEHGKQIVEQCAIIDDLITRLDKGWIESENVRNFIRKHYRLS from the coding sequence ATCGAGGCCGTTCGGGACGTCACCGAGCAGAAGAAGGCGGAGGAGGCGCTCCGGGAGAGCGAGGAGCTCTTCCGCACCCTGGTGGACAGCATGGTGGACGCCACGCTGATCATCGACTGGTCGGGCACCGTGCTCTTCGCCAACCGTGCGGCGATCCGGCTCGTGGGGCTGACGTCTTCCGAGGAGAGCGTGGGGCGCAGTGTGATGGAGTTTCTGGCGCCGGAGAGCCGCGGAGCGGTCGCCCGCGATCTCGCCCTGGTGAGCCAGGGCCGGGGCGGATTCCTGGCGGAATACCGGATTCTGACGGCGGATGGCAGGATCCGCTGGGTGGAGTCCCTCGGGACCCGGATCCGGTTCCGGGGATCCACCGCCGACCTCGTCTCTCTCCGGGACATCACCGAGCGGAAGGTGGCGGAGGAGGCGCTCCGCACCAGCGAGGAGAAGTTCCGGGCGGTCTTCCACAACGCCAACGATGCGATCGTCCTGAACGAGCTCACTCCGGACGGGATGCCGGGGAGGTTCATCGAGGTGAACGATCTCGCCTGCACGCGGCTCGGATACTCGAGGGAGGAGTTCCTGGAGATGACGCCGGCGGACATCGGTCTTCGGGAGTTCATCGACCGGCACCCTGAACTGCTCCAGGATCTCCGTTCGGGGAAGGCGATCACGTTCGAGATAACGCTCGTCTCGCGGGGAGGCGTGCAGATTCCGACGGAGATCAGCTCTCACGTCTTCAGCCTGGCCAACCGCCCGGTGATCCTTTCCATCGCGCGGGACATCACGGAGCAGAAGCTGAACGAGCACGTGGAGAAGAAGGCCTTCGAGCAGATCGAGAAGAACATCAGCCAGCTGGCGATCCTGGGCGATCACATCCGCAACCCCCTGGCGGTGATCGTCGCCCTGGCGGACATGGACGAGACGGAGCACGGGAAGCAGATCGTGGAGCAGTGCGCCATCATCGACGACCTGATCACCCGTCTCGACAAGGGCTGGATCGAGTCGGAGAACGTGCGGAACTTCATCCGCAAACACTACAGGTTGAGCTAA
- the queC gene encoding 7-cyano-7-deazaguanine synthase QueC: MQREDMPRLPPHGSGNAVAIVSGGLDSTTLLYDLVRRGYEVHAVTFDYGQKHRREIACAERTCRRLHVPHRVLDLPLLNELAPSALTRAERAVPSGHYAEDVMRQTVVPNRNMVFLSLAGAYAIGIGARRLFYGAHAGDHPIYPDCRPVFVTAMQTAFHLADWSDLILEAPYLYLTKGDIVRIGLELGVDYADTWTCYRGEELACGRCGACVERLEAFRDAGARDPLPYGAD; encoded by the coding sequence ATGCAGCGTGAAGACATGCCGCGCCTCCCGCCGCACGGTTCCGGGAACGCGGTGGCGATCGTCTCCGGGGGTCTGGACAGCACCACGCTCCTCTACGATCTGGTGCGGCGGGGCTACGAGGTCCACGCCGTCACCTTCGACTACGGCCAGAAGCACCGCCGCGAGATCGCATGCGCGGAGAGGACGTGCCGGAGGCTGCACGTGCCCCACCGCGTGCTCGACCTCCCTCTCCTGAACGAACTCGCCCCCTCGGCCCTGACGCGGGCGGAGCGGGCGGTGCCGTCGGGCCACTACGCCGAGGACGTGATGCGGCAGACGGTCGTCCCGAACCGCAACATGGTCTTCCTCTCCCTGGCGGGAGCCTACGCGATCGGGATCGGGGCACGGCGCCTCTTCTACGGAGCCCACGCGGGCGACCACCCCATCTACCCGGACTGCCGCCCGGTCTTCGTGACCGCCATGCAGACCGCCTTTCACCTGGCGGACTGGAGCGACCTGATCCTGGAGGCCCCCTACCTCTACCTCACCAAGGGGGACATCGTGCGGATCGGCCTCGAACTCGGCGTGGACTACGCCGACACCTGGACCTGCTACCGCGGGGAGGAACTCGCCTGCGGACGGTGCGGAGCCTGCGTCGAGCGGCTGGAGGCCTTCCGCGACGCCGGAGCCCGGGACCCCCTGCCGTACGGGGCGGACTGA
- a CDS encoding DUF169 domain-containing protein, translating into MSRTTIQEVGRRLASAFRLTAKPLCIYGSGNVPEGAVHLSRVHRCIAAAMYRMATAADIPAVYLGGEEREGCCPGGITHMGYGEAPEYIRYFVSTGRADIRGGAAEYLKESPELVDRNFRAVGTITPPGKYTVIQHCEALGERHPGIRSLCCFGDAQTIRNLAALAHFDREDLFSPVIVPWGPSCATLVTYPAGMAEKAPKETVFLGPQDPTTNWAIPPDYLAIGIPILTALRMAANIDRSFIGKRPHVAFPERR; encoded by the coding sequence ATGAGCAGAACGACCATTCAGGAGGTGGGGCGGCGCCTGGCGTCGGCGTTCCGCCTCACCGCAAAACCCCTCTGCATCTACGGCTCCGGGAACGTGCCCGAAGGGGCCGTGCACCTCTCCCGCGTGCACCGCTGCATCGCGGCGGCGATGTACCGGATGGCGACCGCCGCCGATATCCCCGCCGTCTACCTGGGCGGCGAGGAGCGGGAGGGGTGCTGTCCCGGCGGGATCACCCACATGGGCTACGGCGAGGCTCCGGAATACATCCGCTACTTCGTCTCCACGGGGAGGGCGGACATCCGCGGCGGGGCGGCGGAATACCTCAAGGAGAGCCCCGAACTGGTCGACAGGAACTTCCGGGCAGTGGGAACGATCACGCCGCCGGGGAAGTACACCGTGATCCAGCACTGCGAGGCGCTCGGAGAACGGCACCCCGGCATCCGCTCCCTCTGCTGCTTCGGGGACGCCCAGACGATCCGCAACCTGGCGGCGCTGGCGCACTTCGACCGCGAGGACCTCTTCTCCCCCGTGATCGTCCCCTGGGGCCCGTCGTGCGCCACCCTCGTCACCTACCCCGCCGGCATGGCGGAGAAGGCGCCGAAGGAGACCGTCTTCCTGGGTCCGCAGGATCCCACCACCAACTGGGCGATCCCGCCCGACTACCTGGCGATCGGCATCCCCATTCTCACGGCGCTGCGCATGGCCGCGAACATCGACCGCTCGTTCATCGGGAAGCGGCCTCATGTGGCGTTTCCCGAGCGGCGGTGA
- a CDS encoding glycosyltransferase has translation MAFLEGITCICDNGKRLEDHRPIVGDAVMAEIYRKAESLRGRSIIHVNSTYQSGGVAEMILSLVPLLNDAGIRTEWKILTGSGDFFTVTKSFHNGLQGEAIPLTDADKRLYLRTNEEFSRLLPIDCDCVVVHDPQPLPLIQFYEKRQPWIWRCHVDLSHPQMHLWEFLQEFVMKYDRMVVSHEQYRRDNLPLPQRICHPAIDPLSDKNRDLTDEEVAAILREFDVPTDKPLITQISRFDKWKDPEGVVEVFCRVREEVDCRLVLCGSMAPDDPEGWTIYRGVEEKARDLLESGDVLLITVENNLLVNALQRASAVILQKSLREGFGLTVTEALWKGRAVVSSRVGGIRLQIQDGVSGFLLEPTDTEGFAARVVQILRDPALAERLGRNGKEYVREHFLITRKLLDYLDMLNEELGRTQEACT, from the coding sequence ATGGCGTTCCTGGAAGGCATCACCTGCATCTGCGACAACGGAAAGAGGCTCGAAGACCACCGCCCCATCGTGGGGGATGCGGTGATGGCGGAGATCTACCGCAAGGCGGAATCCCTCCGCGGCAGGAGCATCATCCACGTCAACTCCACCTACCAGAGCGGCGGGGTGGCGGAGATGATCCTCTCCCTCGTTCCCCTCCTGAACGATGCCGGGATCCGCACCGAGTGGAAGATCCTGACCGGCAGCGGGGACTTCTTCACCGTCACCAAGAGCTTCCACAACGGGCTGCAGGGCGAGGCGATCCCGCTCACGGATGCGGATAAAAGGCTCTACCTCCGCACGAACGAGGAGTTCTCCCGCCTTCTTCCGATCGACTGCGACTGCGTGGTGGTCCACGATCCCCAGCCCCTGCCCCTGATCCAGTTCTACGAGAAGAGGCAGCCCTGGATCTGGCGCTGCCATGTGGATCTCTCCCATCCCCAGATGCACCTCTGGGAATTTCTGCAGGAGTTTGTCATGAAGTACGACCGGATGGTGGTCTCCCACGAGCAGTACCGCCGCGACAACCTGCCGCTCCCGCAGCGGATCTGCCATCCGGCCATCGATCCTCTCTCCGACAAGAACCGCGACCTGACCGACGAGGAGGTGGCGGCGATCCTCCGGGAGTTCGATGTGCCGACGGACAAACCCCTGATCACCCAGATCTCGCGGTTCGACAAGTGGAAGGATCCCGAAGGCGTGGTCGAGGTCTTCTGCCGCGTGCGGGAAGAGGTGGACTGCCGCCTGGTGCTCTGCGGCAGCATGGCGCCCGACGACCCGGAAGGATGGACGATCTACCGCGGCGTCGAGGAGAAGGCCCGGGACCTGCTGGAGAGCGGGGACGTCCTCCTGATCACCGTCGAGAACAACCTGCTCGTGAACGCCCTCCAGCGGGCGTCCGCCGTGATCCTCCAGAAGTCCCTGCGGGAGGGGTTCGGGCTCACGGTCACCGAGGCGCTCTGGAAGGGCAGGGCGGTCGTCAGCTCCCGCGTGGGCGGCATCCGCCTCCAGATCCAGGACGGCGTGAGCGGGTTCCTGCTGGAGCCGACGGATACGGAGGGGTTTGCGGCGAGGGTCGTGCAGATCCTCCGGGATCCGGCGCTCGC